The Candidatus Methylacidiphilales bacterium genomic interval CGGTAAACCATGAACAACAGGATGAAGATGATGAATATCACCACCGGCCCGACAACCCACAGGGTGCGGTTGGTCTGCTGGAGTTGTTCATACTGTCCGCCCCAGGAAATATAGACCCCGGGAGGGAGGGTCACCCGTTCCGCGATCGTTTTCCGCGCTTCCTGGACAAATCCTGACAAATCCCTCCCGCGCACGTTGGCTTGGACAAAAGACCGCAGCAGGCCATTCTCACTTTTGATCTCAGCCGGCCCCGTGGACAACCGGATATCGGCCACCTTGTCCAAGGGGATCATTTCCCCGCCCATCGACTTGACCAGGATGTTGCGGAGCGCCCCGGGGCTGTCCCGCAATTCACGGGTGTAGCGCACCCGGATGGGAAACCGTTTCCGTCCCTCGATGGTGGTGGTCAGGTTCATGCCTCCCAGGGCCGTCTCCACCACATCCAGCACGTCCTGCACTGGCACGCCGTAGCGGGCCGCATCCTCCCGGCGGAGGATGATCTCCAGATACTGGGCCCCCAGCACCCGGTCGGCATAGACATCCGCCGCACCCGGGACATTTTTGAGCACCCCCTCGACTTCCACCGCGACGCGTTCGAGCACCTGCAAATCGCCACCAAAGATCTTCGCGGCCACTTGGCCCCGAATACCGGTGTTGAGCATCAGGATCCGGTTTTCAATCGGTTGCAGCAGGGCGGGAACAAAGCCGGGAAACTTCATCATTTCCGCCAGGATTTCCTCACGCAGCTTCTCTTCGGTCATTCCCTCGCGCCATTGATCCTTGGGTTTGAGCATGATCGTGGTCTCGATCATACTGGTGGGAGCGGGATCGGTCGGCGTATCGGCCCGGCCGAGTTTCCCCACAACCGATGCCACTTCGGGAAAGGAAGCCAAAACCCGGTCCTGTGCAGCCATGGTCCGGTTGATTTCCGGGACAGACGCACTGGAGAGGGTCGTGGGCATGAACAGCAGGGCCCGCTCATTCAAGGGGGGCATGAATTGGCGGCCAAAACCCGTGGCCAGCCAGATGGCACTTCCCAGAACCCCCACCGCGACAGCCAAAACCACCCGGCGGTGGTCCAGGGCCCAGCGCAGCACGGGCAGGTAAACACGCAACAAGAACCGCATCAGCCGGTTGTCATTTTCGTCATGCAACCGCCCCCGGATGAAAAAGGAACAAAGCACCGGCACCAAAGTCAAAGCCAGCAACGTCGCCCCGGCCATGGCAAAGGTTTTGGTGTAGGCCAAGGGGTGGAACAACTTCCCCGACTGGCCACCGAGGGCGAACACCGGCACGAAGGCCAGAATGATGATGGCCATGGCATAGAAGATCGGCCGGGCCACCAGCCGGGTGGCCCGCAGGATGATTTCCGGCATGTCCTGGGGATAACGCAAACCGGGCAGCTTCCCTTCCTGTGCGGCATGGGCCTCCCGCATGACCGCCTCCGTGACCACGATCCCGGCATCGACCAACACACCGATGGCGATGGCGATGCCACTGAGTGACATGATGTTCGATGTGATGCCGAACTCCTTCATGAAGATGAAAGATATCAGGATCGAGAGGGGCAGCGGCACGGTGACCACCAGGATGCTGCGGAAATGCGCCAGGAAGATGATATGGGCCAGTGTCACCAGCAACACTTCCTCGATCAGCGTGATGCGAAGGGTGGCCACCGCCCGGTCGATCAATTCGCTTCGGTCATAGAAGGACCGGATCACCACCCCTTCGGGCAAGCCTTTTTGCAGTTCGGCAATTTTTTCCTTGGTGCGACGGATCACATCGACCGTGCTCTGGCCATAACGCATGACGACGATGCCGCCGACCACTTCGCGGCCATCCTTGTCGATGACCCCCCGCCTGGGCTCGGGACCGAGGCCGATGCGGGCCACTTCCCGCAAGAGAACCGGATGGTCATGATAGTAGCCCACGATGATGTTTTCCAAATCCCGGACCGATTCTACGAGACCCAATCCCCGGACCGTGAGTTCGCGGCCTTCGACCTCAATGGTGCCGCCCCCCACATTGCGGTTGCTTCCCTTCACCTGGGTGATGACATCGCCGAGCGAGAGTTCATAGGCCCTCAATTGTTGGGGCTGGATATCGATCTGGTATTGGCGGACAAAGCCGCCAATGCTGGCCACCTCCGCCACCCCGGGAACCGAGTTGAGCTGGTAACGGATGAACCAATCCTGCAGGGCACGCAATTCCCCGAGATCCAGTTCTTTCCCGGATGCGCGGGCAGCGGAGTCATCCAGGTAATACTGGTAGACCCAACCCAAGCCCGTCGCGTCGGGCCCCAGTTTGGGCACCACCGTTGCCGGAAGCTGGAAGGGAAGAGAATTCAGCCGCTCCAACACCCGGGTGCGGGCAAAATAAACATCCACCTTGTCCTCGAAGATGACCGTCAGCATGGAGAATCCGAAGGCGGATTGCGCCCGCACCGTCTTCACCCCGGGAAGGCCCTGCAGGCTGGCAGACAGGGGATAGGTGATCTGGTCCTCGACTTCCTGGGCCGAACGCCCCGGCCAGTCGGCAAAGACAATGACCTGGTTTTCACTGAGGTCGGGAATGGCATCGATGGGCGTGTCGTAGACCGCCTTGATCCCCCACCCACAAACGAACAGATAGGCCGTGAGGACGAGGAACCGGTTGTTCAAACACCAGCGGACGAGCGTATTGATCATAGGACTGTGATGAGGTGATGGGGTGATGGAGTGATGAAGCGGGTCAGATACCGGGCTCCAAGGATCGGATCAGGCCGTGGAGAAGTGCAGCGACTTCTTCGATCAATGGTTGAATTCTCTTGTGGTCCGATTCCTGGATTAACTGGACGCGAAATGCCGCTTCAAGCTGTGTATCAAGCTCACTAAGCGATCCTTCTGCATCACTGAGGTGTCGCAAAAATTCTTTGGGATAATGTCTCGCCGCGCCCTCAGAAATATTGGAAGGGATAGAGAGCGCCGCTCGCCTCATTTGCGACGTGATTCCATAAATCTCCTCTCGGGGAAAATCCCGGGTCAACCGGTAGACATCCACATAGAGATCCATCGATCTTTGCCAAACTTTGAGCTTTTTGTGCGGTCTTTCCTTCATCGTTTTCCTTTCTACATCACCCCATCACTCCATCACCTCATCACTCGTGCTTGTGTTCCGCAGCCCCACCCTGCAGTTGCGCTTCGGCGTCGACCAGGAACGCCCCTCGGGCAACCACAGCCTCCCCCGCGGCAATGCCCCGGAGGATTTCCACCGCGTCCTCGCTTTCGGCACCGGTTTCGACCAGACGTTGCTCGAAAACACCGGGTCCGGTTTTGACATAAGCGACCTTGCGCTTCCCGGTGTCGATCACCGCAGACTTGGGCACGGCGACAAGGACATCCCGCAAGGGAACCGACAGCGTGCCCACGGCGGACAGACCCGGAAGCAGTTTGCGCCCCGGATTGGCGGCCAGGAACCGCGCATTGACCGTCCGGGTCTCGGGACGGACGGTGCGGTCGATGAATACCAGTTTCCCCTGATGGCCCGAATCGGCCCCCGACTTGGTTTCAATACGGATCGATTGACCGAGCTTGAGGTATCCCAGGTCGGATTCGTAAACCTGGGCGCTGAACCAAACCTCATCCAATGGAACCACATGGAACAACGTGGCATTGG includes:
- a CDS encoding CusA/CzcA family heavy metal efflux RND transporter — translated: MINTLVRWCLNNRFLVLTAYLFVCGWGIKAVYDTPIDAIPDLSENQVIVFADWPGRSAQEVEDQITYPLSASLQGLPGVKTVRAQSAFGFSMLTVIFEDKVDVYFARTRVLERLNSLPFQLPATVVPKLGPDATGLGWVYQYYLDDSAARASGKELDLGELRALQDWFIRYQLNSVPGVAEVASIGGFVRQYQIDIQPQQLRAYELSLGDVITQVKGSNRNVGGGTIEVEGRELTVRGLGLVESVRDLENIIVGYYHDHPVLLREVARIGLGPEPRRGVIDKDGREVVGGIVVMRYGQSTVDVIRRTKEKIAELQKGLPEGVVIRSFYDRSELIDRAVATLRITLIEEVLLVTLAHIIFLAHFRSILVVTVPLPLSILISFIFMKEFGITSNIMSLSGIAIAIGVLVDAGIVVTEAVMREAHAAQEGKLPGLRYPQDMPEIILRATRLVARPIFYAMAIIILAFVPVFALGGQSGKLFHPLAYTKTFAMAGATLLALTLVPVLCSFFIRGRLHDENDNRLMRFLLRVYLPVLRWALDHRRVVLAVAVGVLGSAIWLATGFGRQFMPPLNERALLFMPTTLSSASVPEINRTMAAQDRVLASFPEVASVVGKLGRADTPTDPAPTSMIETTIMLKPKDQWREGMTEEKLREEILAEMMKFPGFVPALLQPIENRILMLNTGIRGQVAAKIFGGDLQVLERVAVEVEGVLKNVPGAADVYADRVLGAQYLEIILRREDAARYGVPVQDVLDVVETALGGMNLTTTIEGRKRFPIRVRYTRELRDSPGALRNILVKSMGGEMIPLDKVADIRLSTGPAEIKSENGLLRSFVQANVRGRDLSGFVQEARKTIAERVTLPPGVYISWGGQYEQLQQTNRTLWVVGPVVIFIIFILLFMVYRSVVEALHVLLAVPFALSGGIFLQALLGYDFSVAIWVGYIALFGTAVQTGVVMVIYLEEALKLREGEKKGALSAAELRSAVIEGAALRLRPKVMTVSTVVASLMVIMLPVFSGERTGMEIMRPIAVPVIGGMVSSLIHILIVTPVIFLSLREWEARRRSRAGDGGMK
- a CDS encoding four helix bundle protein gives rise to the protein MKERPHKKLKVWQRSMDLYVDVYRLTRDFPREEIYGITSQMRRAALSIPSNISEGAARHYPKEFLRHLSDAEGSLSELDTQLEAAFRVQLIQESDHKRIQPLIEEVAALLHGLIRSLEPGI